From Pelotomaculum schinkii, the proteins below share one genomic window:
- a CDS encoding chitobiase/beta-hexosaminidase C-terminal domain-containing protein gives MAFYRKFNFRKLAACLVMLSAIVGFLVMMAPQVSSADDTIALTVKGDGVNKTVQFTMDQLKAMQTTADYTGYNYYPSLQDYRNTTGVTLKTLFEQAGGLKDSATTIKIKSPTSTYAYFTKRDLMDLPRYYFPAGENFLDCSEWPPAGRSEEGAVPVDAMIAFRNGGKIIYGQQSPLEPTCCKGEQMEGLLPGCTIEVTTESLEQWDMPWAEPDSGTVVPGTEVKLHYGDDSLWHTRIYYTLDGTEPTVKSNIFNISYPTFRPEFNKPIPVTGDMTIKARAIGLGRLDSEVSTFHYSLGSLACTVKGAGITTPIDYTVETLKAMVQTQAAYQCSDNGQTVTLNAKGVLLSTLLGQLDVSSNWQVKFIGAGGEEYDGGTVQSLTDQQCLLAYEVNGQEVSDVSGGQTVKIQILRNLNSGDLSANRLRYVNTIKLVNVDDEVTIDQVRLLDYSGQAATSVAPGGGYCIETKMINDVNTAKDTFLIIQVRAGEDAGAASGGKIVGYTAAQTVVDVDGCTAKAEFTLPDGLSGKAYVDVFVWDNPIDHNLLGNSNHDLSFDIK, from the coding sequence ATGGCATTTTATAGAAAATTTAATTTTCGAAAACTGGCGGCCTGCCTGGTGATGTTGAGCGCTATTGTCGGGTTCCTGGTCATGATGGCGCCGCAAGTGTCGAGTGCGGACGACACGATAGCGTTAACGGTGAAAGGCGACGGTGTTAATAAGACGGTGCAATTTACCATGGATCAGTTAAAAGCTATGCAAACAACAGCAGACTATACCGGCTACAATTATTATCCCTCTTTGCAGGATTATAGAAACACCACCGGCGTAACCTTAAAGACACTTTTTGAACAAGCAGGCGGTCTGAAAGACAGCGCCACCACGATCAAAATAAAATCACCCACCAGCACCTATGCTTACTTCACCAAAAGAGATTTAATGGATCTGCCTCGCTACTATTTCCCAGCGGGCGAAAATTTCCTTGACTGTTCCGAATGGCCGCCGGCCGGGAGAAGCGAAGAAGGAGCCGTGCCGGTGGATGCCATGATTGCCTTTCGCAACGGCGGCAAAATTATTTACGGGCAGCAATCACCGCTGGAGCCAACCTGCTGTAAAGGAGAACAAATGGAAGGACTGCTGCCCGGATGCACGATCGAGGTAACCACCGAATCCCTGGAGCAATGGGACATGCCCTGGGCCGAGCCTGACTCCGGCACGGTGGTTCCGGGAACAGAAGTAAAATTGCACTACGGAGACGACTCCCTTTGGCACACCAGAATATACTACACCCTGGACGGAACCGAACCCACGGTAAAAAGCAATATATTCAACATCAGCTACCCGACCTTCAGGCCAGAGTTTAATAAACCCATACCCGTAACCGGAGATATGACCATCAAAGCCAGGGCCATAGGCCTGGGCAGGCTGGACAGCGAGGTGAGTACCTTCCATTATAGCCTGGGGTCGCTGGCTTGCACCGTCAAAGGCGCGGGGATTACCACCCCCATTGACTACACCGTTGAGACATTAAAAGCCATGGTCCAGACCCAGGCGGCTTACCAGTGCAGCGACAACGGCCAGACCGTAACCCTGAACGCCAAAGGGGTGCTGCTGAGCACCCTGCTGGGACAACTGGATGTCTCCAGCAACTGGCAAGTAAAATTCATCGGTGCCGGCGGCGAAGAATATGACGGCGGAACCGTGCAGAGCTTGACAGATCAGCAATGCCTGCTGGCTTACGAGGTAAACGGGCAGGAAGTAAGCGATGTGTCGGGCGGCCAGACCGTGAAAATACAAATCCTGCGCAATCTGAACAGCGGCGATTTGAGCGCCAACCGCCTGCGGTATGTCAACACCATTAAATTGGTTAATGTAGATGACGAAGTAACCATAGATCAAGTGCGGCTGCTGGACTATAGCGGACAGGCGGCAACGTCCGTGGCCCCCGGCGGGGGATACTGCATCGAAACAAAGATGATTAACGATGTAAATACCGCCAAAGACACCTTCCTGATCATCCAGGTGCGCGCGGGAGAAGACGCGGGCGCGGCCAGCGGGGGAAAAATCGTTGGATACACAGCCGCCCAAACCGTGGTAGATGTTGATGGATGTACGGCGAAAGCAGAATTCACCCTGCCCGATGGTTTGAGCGGTAAAGCCTATGTCGACGTATTCGTCTGGGACAACCCAATCGACCATAACCTTCTGGGCAATAGCAATCATGATCTGAGTTTCGACATTAAATAG
- a CDS encoding S-layer homology domain-containing protein, giving the protein MEVAFAEGDEASISLDSPSSSQSYKPGDNVQISGKAQNTNQVAILVRNAGGGIAYAAQPPVENGAFSTEFQLNDDAVEGQYTIKIGAEGLAVPVDFTFKVSKSDTPSSGGGGGGGAATPQAVASTTGTATVAPAAGGTISLGNEATVVVPAGALTGASKVEVKVQKITSPPAVPAGFRLAGSVYEFSVGGESSYSFAKDVTIRLSFDPNLIGAGETPAIGYYDETLGQWVNLGGTVSGNTVTVQVNHFTKFAVLAAVREAETGPAGTTAATLKDLTGHWALSNINKLVALGAIDGYPDGSFKPDNTITRAEFATVLVKAFQLENKGGKVFADTAAHWAKDYIAAAAANGVVNGYEDNTFGPDDLITREQMAVMVVKAAKLAPATGQSQFADSGSISGWAGEAIATATGNGIMKGYPDNTVRPLGSATRAEAVTVIVNALNK; this is encoded by the coding sequence ATGGAAGTTGCTTTTGCCGAGGGTGACGAAGCGTCAATCAGTCTTGATTCGCCAAGTTCTTCCCAAAGCTATAAACCGGGAGATAACGTTCAAATTTCTGGAAAAGCCCAAAATACTAACCAGGTCGCTATTCTAGTGCGCAATGCTGGAGGCGGCATTGCCTATGCGGCGCAGCCTCCGGTAGAAAACGGCGCTTTCTCTACGGAGTTTCAACTCAATGATGACGCGGTGGAGGGTCAATATACCATCAAAATTGGAGCAGAAGGATTAGCTGTGCCGGTTGATTTCACTTTCAAGGTTAGTAAGAGCGATACACCTTCCAGTGGCGGCGGTGGCGGCGGTGGCGCCGCAACGCCGCAGGCAGTTGCCTCCACCACCGGGACGGCTACCGTCGCACCTGCCGCCGGCGGCACCATCAGCCTCGGCAATGAAGCCACTGTTGTAGTGCCGGCCGGCGCGCTGACAGGCGCCAGTAAAGTGGAAGTAAAAGTCCAGAAAATAACCAGCCCTCCCGCCGTGCCCGCCGGCTTCAGACTGGCCGGCAGCGTGTACGAGTTCAGCGTGGGGGGCGAGAGCAGCTACAGCTTTGCCAAGGATGTAACCATCAGGCTCAGCTTCGATCCCAACTTAATCGGCGCGGGTGAAACCCCTGCGATCGGATACTACGACGAAACCCTGGGCCAGTGGGTGAACCTCGGCGGCACCGTGTCCGGCAACACCGTGACCGTGCAGGTGAACCACTTCACCAAGTTTGCCGTGCTGGCCGCCGTCAGGGAAGCAGAAACCGGGCCGGCCGGGACGACGGCGGCAACATTAAAAGACCTCACCGGCCACTGGGCTTTGAGCAATATCAACAAGCTGGTGGCCTTGGGAGCGATCGACGGTTATCCAGACGGCAGCTTCAAGCCTGACAATACCATTACCCGGGCCGAATTTGCCACCGTGCTGGTGAAGGCCTTCCAGCTTGAGAACAAAGGCGGCAAGGTCTTTGCCGACACCGCGGCGCACTGGGCCAAAGACTATATTGCCGCGGCAGCAGCCAATGGTGTGGTGAATGGTTATGAGGATAATACCTTCGGCCCGGACGACCTGATTACCCGCGAGCAGATGGCTGTAATGGTCGTCAAGGCCGCCAAACTGGCCCCGGCAACAGGACAGAGCCAGTTTGCCGACAGCGGCAGCATTTCCGGGTGGGCCGGGGAAGCCATCGCCACCGCCACCGGGAACGGGATCATGAAGGGTTATCCCGACAACACCGTCCGGCCCCTGGGCAGCGCCACCAGGGCGGAGGCGGTTACGGTCATTGTGAACGCGTTAAATAAGTAG
- a CDS encoding GntR family transcriptional regulator, translating into MFELDLRSRAPIYEQLVDKIKELIINNVLKPDEQLPAVRVLASELTINPNTIQKAYRELEYREYIYSIPGKGSFVKPAIPENNTARMQTLENELSRIVSEMLYLGASPQEIITRVKTRLAKNGGGKNG; encoded by the coding sequence ATGTTTGAATTGGACCTGCGGAGCCGCGCGCCTATTTATGAACAACTGGTTGATAAAATCAAAGAGCTCATCATAAATAACGTCCTCAAACCTGACGAGCAATTACCTGCCGTACGGGTTCTGGCCAGTGAATTAACCATTAATCCCAATACCATCCAGAAGGCCTACCGGGAACTGGAGTACCGGGAATATATTTACTCTATTCCGGGAAAAGGCAGCTTCGTCAAGCCTGCTATTCCCGAGAACAACACAGCTCGCATGCAAACACTGGAAAACGAGCTTTCGAGAATTGTGTCGGAGATGCTTTATCTTGGCGCTTCCCCCCAAGAAATCATTACCCGGGTTAAAACGCGGTTAGCCAAAAATGGAGGAGGTAAAAACGGATGA
- a CDS encoding ABC transporter ATP-binding protein gives MIELESVSKSFQDLEALKDVSLSVRKGSIYGLVGSNGAGKTTLLKLLAGIYKQNSGKLTIDDQPVFENDWIKSRTVFIPDLLYYFPNFTIQDMAHFYAHIYPRWDQARFEKLGGAFNIEAKRRVKTLSKGMQRQVSFWLSLALTPDVMILDEPLDGLDPVMRQKVKNLIIQDVAEREMTVMLSSHNLRDLEDICDYIGILHQGRMLIQKDLDALKADVHKIQIAFSGETPPALLQDMPALYREKRGSVLILIVRGAYEEIMKRMQSYHPAILDVLPLTLEEIFIYEMGDHGYEIKNILA, from the coding sequence ATGATTGAGCTGGAAAGTGTCAGCAAGAGCTTCCAGGATTTAGAGGCGCTTAAGGACGTAAGCCTGTCCGTGCGCAAAGGCTCTATTTACGGGCTGGTCGGCTCCAACGGAGCTGGAAAAACAACATTATTAAAACTTTTAGCCGGCATTTATAAACAAAATTCAGGCAAGCTCACGATTGACGACCAACCGGTATTTGAAAACGACTGGATTAAATCGCGCACAGTTTTTATTCCCGATCTGCTATACTATTTCCCTAATTTTACAATTCAAGACATGGCTCATTTCTATGCGCATATTTACCCCCGCTGGGACCAGGCGCGTTTCGAAAAACTCGGGGGCGCTTTTAATATCGAGGCCAAACGGCGCGTGAAAACTCTGTCCAAAGGGATGCAGCGCCAGGTCTCCTTTTGGCTGAGTTTGGCGCTGACACCTGATGTGATGATCTTGGACGAGCCTCTTGACGGGTTGGATCCGGTGATGCGTCAAAAAGTAAAGAACCTCATTATTCAGGACGTGGCTGAAAGAGAAATGACCGTCATGCTCTCTTCACACAATTTACGCGATCTGGAAGATATCTGCGACTATATCGGCATTTTACACCAGGGCAGAATGCTGATTCAGAAGGACCTGGACGCTCTGAAAGCGGACGTACATAAGATCCAGATTGCTTTTAGCGGAGAGACCCCCCCGGCGCTGCTTCAGGACATGCCGGCGCTCTACCGGGAAAAAAGAGGCAGCGTGCTGATCTTAATCGTGCGCGGCGCATATGAAGAGATCATGAAGCGCATGCAGTCCTATCACCCTGCCATTTTGGATGTCCTGCCGCTCACTTTGGAGGAAATATTCATCTATGAAATGGGGGATCATGGTTATGAAATCAAAAACATCCTTGCTTAA
- a CDS encoding DUF6449 domain-containing protein encodes MKSKTSLLNRGILLNDFKRFAWIGAGYLLILLLSVPLKVFMLYSKSEDMIINNTSVYLRIFQFDTNAALLQVMSLIIVPVLTGLLLFRYLQDSQASDMLHTLPVKRETLYQTHVMAGIILLFVPLILTALVTWALAAGLGIEHVNGTDILSWLAVSLLMNLLFFICSVAVGMITGMSTVQGVLSFILLLLPSGLSLLLLNNMSKYIYGLPYGFYYDNVTHLSPLIRLTENSIRSITAVEIVVYLASSIALYFLGRRLYRKRRLETAGDAITFDILRPVFKYGVTFCFMLLVGSYFYSNQGNMGWTYFGYFLGSLLAYFLAEILLNKSLQVFQLRRLKGYGIYCLVIIALLGLLHFDCAGYEKRLPDPVEVRSIYLDYSFYALKEKDNNIRTAVNVRDGVQYKYQPPVPAIFTEKDNIANIYAMHQKIVANRLDGKKAFLTKRTNNDSQQICLAYELENGRHIYRQYEIAAQDYAAYLKPIYESREYKQLHNEILRINIADINLIEVSASGINKNVHIIDPELIAQAVGVLQSDVYERSYEEMTDMRPPWAHINISLKDHRSVDLGWEKSYDNFGKWLIDLGAYNQARLLPDDIAYAIVDKSPDLNKQDMYKLPSQLDLQDLEEKPGILKITDPEKLELCLRNLRNYGNYNRGNMEQSAYSVVFLLKNGATFAGLLFEDDAPAFVKEHFAG; translated from the coding sequence ATGAAATCAAAAACATCCTTGCTTAACCGCGGCATATTGCTCAATGATTTTAAAAGATTCGCCTGGATAGGCGCCGGATATCTGCTGATACTGCTTCTGAGTGTCCCGCTGAAAGTGTTCATGCTGTACAGTAAATCCGAAGACATGATCATCAATAACACGTCTGTGTATTTGCGCATATTTCAGTTTGATACCAATGCCGCCCTGTTGCAGGTCATGTCGTTAATCATTGTTCCCGTTTTGACCGGCCTTTTGCTATTTAGATATTTGCAGGACAGTCAGGCCTCGGATATGCTGCACACTTTGCCCGTCAAGCGGGAAACCCTTTACCAGACTCATGTTATGGCAGGCATTATATTGCTGTTCGTACCGCTTATCCTTACTGCGCTGGTCACCTGGGCGCTGGCCGCCGGGTTGGGGATTGAACATGTGAACGGTACGGACATACTGAGCTGGCTGGCTGTCAGCCTGCTGATGAACCTGCTTTTCTTCATATGCAGCGTGGCTGTCGGCATGATTACCGGTATGTCCACTGTGCAGGGCGTGTTAAGCTTCATCCTGCTCCTATTGCCCAGCGGGCTGTCTCTATTGCTGCTGAATAATATGAGCAAGTATATTTACGGATTGCCGTATGGTTTCTATTACGATAACGTAACGCACCTTTCTCCCCTGATTAGGCTGACTGAAAACTCTATCCGCTCTATTACAGCCGTTGAAATCGTGGTTTATTTGGCAAGCAGCATCGCCTTGTATTTTTTAGGCAGGCGCCTTTACCGGAAACGCCGGTTGGAAACGGCCGGCGACGCCATTACCTTCGATATCCTGCGGCCGGTTTTCAAATACGGCGTCACTTTTTGCTTCATGCTGCTTGTGGGCAGTTATTTTTACAGTAACCAGGGCAATATGGGCTGGACCTATTTCGGTTATTTTCTCGGTTCATTACTGGCCTATTTCCTGGCCGAAATACTGCTCAACAAATCCCTGCAGGTTTTTCAGCTGCGTCGCCTTAAAGGCTACGGCATTTATTGCCTGGTCATTATCGCCTTGTTAGGTCTGCTTCATTTTGATTGCGCCGGTTATGAAAAAAGGCTGCCCGATCCGGTCGAAGTAAGAAGCATCTATCTGGATTACTCTTTTTACGCCTTAAAAGAAAAAGATAATAATATACGTACTGCCGTCAATGTGCGGGACGGGGTTCAATATAAGTACCAGCCGCCTGTCCCGGCCATATTTACCGAAAAGGATAATATAGCCAATATTTATGCAATGCACCAGAAAATAGTCGCCAACCGACTGGATGGAAAAAAAGCGTTCTTAACAAAACGTACAAATAATGATTCCCAGCAAATTTGTCTGGCCTACGAGCTGGAAAACGGCAGACATATTTACCGGCAGTATGAGATTGCCGCGCAGGATTATGCGGCATATCTGAAACCAATTTATGAATCGCGGGAATACAAGCAGCTGCACAATGAAATTCTTCGCATAAATATTGCTGATATAAATCTGATCGAGGTTAGCGCGTCCGGGATAAATAAGAACGTCCATATTATTGATCCGGAATTAATTGCGCAAGCCGTCGGCGTCCTGCAGAGTGATGTTTACGAAAGAAGCTATGAAGAAATGACGGACATGCGGCCCCCCTGGGCTCATATCAATATCTCTTTAAAAGATCATCGCAGTGTCGACCTGGGCTGGGAAAAATCATATGATAATTTCGGCAAGTGGCTCATTGATCTCGGCGCTTATAATCAGGCTCGATTGCTTCCGGATGACATCGCCTACGCAATTGTTGACAAAAGTCCTGATCTTAACAAGCAAGATATGTACAAACTGCCAAGCCAACTGGATCTTCAGGATTTAGAAGAGAAGCCGGGTATTCTAAAAATCACTGATCCGGAAAAACTGGAGCTTTGTTTACGAAATTTGCGTAATTATGGCAATTATAATAGAGGAAACATGGAACAGTCGGCGTATAGTGTGGTTTTCCTGCTAAAAAACGGCGCCACCTTTGCGGGACTCCTTTTTGAAGATGATGCGCCCGCTTTTGTTAAAGAGCACTTTGCCGGGTGA
- a CDS encoding phenylacetate--CoA ligase family protein: MISILKESKTKYWDQEIETMSREGLEELQLERLKKTVKRVSRVPFYQKAFKEKGIEPGDIKSLSDLKNLPFTNKQDLRDNYPFDLFAAPMSDIVRIHASSGTTGKPTTVGYTRKDLENWADMICRGLTAAGGTKDDVVHVAYGYGLFTGGLGLHFGAERLGASVVPASTGNTTRQLMLLQDFGATIIAGTPSYALYLAEEGIAAGVDFKKLNLKAGFFGAEPWTENMRTQIEEKLNLTALDIYGLSEIMGPGVSVECPVQNGSHIHEDHFIAEIIDPDTGEPLPYGQQGELVLTTITKEGIPLIRYRTHDVSALLPEKCACGRTHVRMQRITGRNDDMLIIRGVNVFPSQVESVLLEFGETEPHYLLVVDRKGELDNLEVWVELSEKMFSDKIKQLEGLEQRIRAKILSVLNISVKIKFVEPRTIPRSEGKAKRVMDRRELKNSIF, from the coding sequence ATGATTTCTATTCTCAAGGAAAGCAAAACAAAGTATTGGGACCAGGAGATTGAAACCATGTCCAGGGAAGGCCTGGAAGAGCTGCAGCTTGAGCGGCTCAAGAAGACAGTAAAAAGGGTTTCCCGGGTGCCGTTTTATCAGAAGGCTTTTAAAGAAAAAGGTATTGAGCCGGGAGATATCAAGTCGCTGTCAGACCTGAAAAATCTGCCTTTTACGAATAAACAGGATCTCAGAGACAATTATCCTTTTGACCTTTTCGCTGCGCCGATGAGCGATATTGTACGCATTCACGCCTCTTCGGGTACAACCGGCAAACCGACGACGGTTGGCTATACCAGGAAGGACCTCGAAAACTGGGCGGACATGATATGTCGAGGTCTGACAGCGGCCGGGGGGACTAAAGACGACGTGGTGCATGTCGCTTACGGGTATGGACTTTTCACCGGGGGCCTGGGGCTGCACTTTGGGGCTGAACGGCTGGGCGCCTCTGTTGTACCCGCTTCGACCGGCAACACAACACGGCAGCTGATGCTGTTGCAGGATTTTGGCGCGACTATCATTGCCGGCACCCCTTCCTACGCCCTGTACCTGGCTGAAGAAGGAATAGCGGCCGGCGTTGATTTCAAAAAACTGAACTTAAAGGCCGGCTTTTTCGGGGCCGAGCCATGGACGGAAAACATGCGGACCCAGATTGAGGAGAAGCTCAACCTTACAGCCCTGGATATTTACGGGCTGAGCGAGATCATGGGTCCGGGAGTTTCTGTAGAATGCCCGGTTCAAAACGGCAGTCATATCCATGAGGACCACTTTATAGCTGAAATTATCGACCCGGATACCGGTGAACCCCTGCCTTACGGGCAGCAGGGAGAACTGGTCCTGACCACAATTACCAAAGAAGGCATCCCCTTAATTCGCTACCGTACCCATGATGTTTCGGCGCTCTTACCTGAAAAATGTGCCTGCGGACGTACCCACGTGCGCATGCAGCGGATTACCGGCCGCAACGACGATATGCTTATAATCAGGGGCGTCAACGTCTTCCCGTCCCAGGTCGAGAGCGTGCTTTTGGAATTTGGCGAGACCGAGCCGCATTATTTATTGGTGGTGGACCGCAAGGGTGAATTAGACAACCTGGAAGTATGGGTTGAGCTGTCCGAGAAGATGTTTTCGGATAAGATTAAACAGCTCGAGGGTCTGGAACAAAGAATTCGCGCTAAGATCTTAAGCGTCCTGAATATAAGCGTCAAGATCAAGTTCGTAGAACCCCGGACCATTCCCAGGAGCGAAGGCAAGGCCAAGCGGGTGATGGACCGGCGGGAACTTAAAAATTCTATTTTTTAA
- a CDS encoding ABC transporter ATP-binding protein: MLEVNGLEVYHGWVQALHGVSLKVSRGELVAVLGPNGAGKSTLLGTLAGLYKPAGGEIILKGRSVTRRPPEYMVRQGIALVPERREIFTSLTVYDNLILGAYHRYHSGKADIRRDAGMILDLFPALRGREDQPAGMLSGGLQQMLAIGRGLMSRPSFLLLDEPSTGLAPLVVKEIMASLAALKKTGVAVVLVEQNTKAALKVADRALVVERGRVALSGTADNMLKDTRVQEAYLGRARPAVS, encoded by the coding sequence TTGCTTGAGGTTAACGGACTTGAAGTTTATCATGGTTGGGTGCAGGCGCTGCACGGCGTTTCCCTTAAAGTGTCCAGGGGCGAGCTGGTCGCTGTTCTGGGACCCAACGGGGCCGGGAAAAGCACCCTGCTGGGGACGCTGGCGGGTCTTTACAAGCCTGCCGGAGGTGAAATAATCCTTAAGGGCCGGTCTGTTACCCGCAGGCCGCCGGAGTATATGGTGAGGCAGGGGATCGCGCTGGTGCCCGAACGAAGGGAGATTTTTACTTCCCTGACCGTTTATGACAACCTGATCTTGGGGGCCTATCACCGCTATCATTCCGGGAAGGCTGATATAAGGCGGGATGCCGGCATGATATTAGACCTCTTTCCCGCCCTGCGGGGAAGAGAGGACCAGCCTGCAGGCATGCTGAGCGGCGGCCTGCAGCAGATGCTGGCTATCGGGCGAGGGCTGATGTCCCGGCCCTCCTTCCTGCTCCTTGACGAGCCTTCGACCGGGTTGGCCCCGCTGGTGGTTAAGGAAATCATGGCGTCACTTGCGGCTTTGAAAAAGACCGGTGTCGCCGTGGTCCTGGTGGAACAGAATACGAAAGCCGCCTTAAAGGTGGCTGACCGGGCGCTGGTGGTGGAAAGGGGCCGGGTGGCTTTAAGCGGAACAGCAGATAATATGCTGAAGGATACCAGGGTGCAGGAAGCCTACCTTGGCCGGGCCAGGCCGGCGGTGTCTTGA
- a CDS encoding ABC transporter ATP-binding protein has translation MLMEVAGLTKYFGGVAAVKDINFMVCQAEIFALIGPNGAGKTTLFNLITGMLAPDEGRVIFDGRPISGLKPHRIAAAGIARTFQNLQLFGSMSALENVMAGAHLKGRTGFLKCLARWPGSAAEEQKTRLDAITLLGEVGLSEYQDTPAAALPFGKQRLLEIARALASGPKLLLLDEPAAGLNSAETSELAAFLKRLREKGYAMVLVEHDMETVMEVADRIMALNFGSSIAQGTPSEIQADRDVISAYLGEDEEVA, from the coding sequence ATGCTGATGGAAGTAGCCGGCCTTACAAAATATTTCGGTGGCGTCGCTGCCGTAAAAGATATAAACTTTATGGTATGCCAGGCGGAGATTTTTGCTCTGATCGGTCCTAACGGGGCGGGTAAGACTACCCTTTTCAACCTGATAACCGGCATGTTGGCGCCGGACGAGGGTAGGGTCATTTTTGACGGACGGCCTATATCCGGCCTGAAGCCCCACCGCATCGCCGCCGCCGGGATAGCCAGGACCTTTCAGAATCTTCAGCTCTTCGGCAGCATGTCGGCGCTGGAAAATGTAATGGCAGGCGCTCATTTGAAGGGACGTACCGGGTTTTTAAAGTGTCTGGCACGCTGGCCCGGTTCTGCCGCTGAAGAACAAAAGACCAGGCTTGACGCCATCACTCTTTTGGGCGAGGTGGGACTGTCGGAATATCAGGACACACCTGCCGCGGCCCTTCCTTTCGGCAAGCAGCGTCTCCTGGAAATTGCCAGGGCGCTTGCCTCCGGCCCCAAGCTGCTTTTACTGGATGAACCCGCGGCCGGCCTAAACAGCGCCGAGACCAGCGAGTTGGCTGCCTTTTTAAAAAGGCTGAGGGAAAAGGGTTATGCCATGGTGCTGGTTGAGCATGATATGGAAACGGTAATGGAAGTGGCCGATCGCATCATGGCGCTCAATTTCGGCAGTTCCATAGCCCAGGGAACACCATCCGAAATCCAGGCCGACCGTGACGTAATCAGCGCTTACCTGGGGGAGGATGAAGAGGTTGCTTGA
- a CDS encoding branched-chain amino acid ABC transporter permease — protein sequence MKRKNLLMLAGLVLLLLLPFLLKSNYILGILIVTGLYAIVVTGLGLLMGYAGQVSFGHAAFFGMGGYTVAVLTTAWHWPTPLALLVALVLPGLVAALIGAPTLKLKELHLVLATLAFGILVHILFNELKSLTGGPSGLTGIPYFSLGGLVFDRDIKFYYLTLAVLTLVLLGARNLIGSRVGRAMRAIRESEHAAETSGINTAGLKLQAFIFSAVLAGLAGGLYAFYVTFVSPSPFGFQTSVQFVLMAVVGGLGTMWGPLLGAGLVVVLGEALRWAIPLAIPGAGGEYQIIFYGIILVLVMIFRSGFKQRGVSQC from the coding sequence ATGAAAAGAAAAAACCTGCTGATGTTAGCGGGGCTTGTGCTGCTTCTATTGCTGCCATTCTTGCTGAAAAGCAATTACATCCTGGGCATTCTAATCGTTACCGGACTGTACGCCATTGTTGTCACGGGGCTGGGTCTCCTGATGGGTTACGCCGGCCAGGTTTCGTTCGGCCATGCCGCGTTTTTTGGGATGGGTGGTTATACCGTGGCAGTGCTGACCACGGCCTGGCACTGGCCCACCCCGCTCGCCCTCCTGGTTGCGCTGGTACTGCCCGGGCTGGTTGCCGCCCTGATTGGCGCCCCCACCTTAAAACTGAAGGAACTGCACCTGGTCCTGGCCACCCTGGCTTTCGGTATTTTGGTACATATTCTATTTAACGAACTTAAGTCCTTGACCGGGGGGCCATCCGGCCTAACCGGAATTCCTTACTTTTCCCTGGGAGGTCTGGTTTTTGACCGGGATATCAAATTCTACTACCTGACGCTGGCCGTTCTAACGCTTGTTTTGCTCGGAGCCAGGAACCTGATTGGCTCAAGGGTGGGAAGGGCCATGCGGGCCATCCGGGAAAGTGAGCATGCCGCTGAAACCTCCGGTATCAATACAGCCGGCCTGAAACTTCAAGCTTTTATCTTCAGCGCTGTGCTGGCCGGCCTGGCGGGGGGACTGTACGCTTTTTACGTAACCTTTGTAAGCCCATCCCCTTTTGGTTTTCAAACCTCTGTACAATTTGTGCTTATGGCGGTGGTAGGTGGTTTGGGGACGATGTGGGGGCCGCTCCTGGGGGCGGGACTGGTGGTTGTCCTGGGGGAAGCGCTGCGCTGGGCGATCCCGTTGGCCATACCAGGGGCCGGCGGGGAGTATCAGATCATATTTTATGGAATCATCCTGGTATTGGTGATGATTTTTCGTTCCGGATTTAAACAAAGGGGGGTTAGTCAATGCTGA